A region of Streptomyces halobius DNA encodes the following proteins:
- a CDS encoding SSI family serine proteinase inhibitor encodes MPVSRRRRYARATATAAAAVLTTLAAVPAGADAQGMSGGLFLTVSGYGDTWIRGVQLTCPDTGGSHPHGAAACDALTRAGGDMDRLPKAPRPCTKEYDPVSVSAIGTWNGVAVDWRKRFPSPCTLEAATGAVFRF; translated from the coding sequence ATGCCCGTGAGCCGTCGCCGCCGATACGCCCGTGCCACCGCGACCGCCGCCGCGGCCGTGCTCACCACGCTCGCGGCCGTCCCGGCGGGTGCCGACGCGCAGGGCATGAGCGGGGGGTTGTTCCTCACCGTGTCCGGTTACGGCGACACCTGGATCCGCGGGGTACAGCTCACCTGCCCGGACACCGGCGGCAGCCATCCGCACGGCGCCGCCGCCTGTGACGCGCTGACCAGGGCGGGCGGTGACATGGACCGGCTGCCCAAGGCGCCGCGGCCGTGCACCAAGGAGTACGACCCGGTCAGCGTCTCGGCGATCGGCACCTGGAACGGCGTCGCGGTGGACTGGCGCAAGAGATTCCCCAGCCCCTGCACCCTGGAGGCGGCGACCGGGGCGGTCTTCCGGTTCTGA
- a CDS encoding cytochrome c oxidase assembly protein — MDHGGHGMNMDLPPFTLGRGLEFGGDPFFVVGCLLGLVLYGWAVLRLRRRGDAWPVSRIVAWVVGVLTVALVMCTKLNDYGMAMFSVHMVQHMVISMLSPILLLLGAPVTLMLRALPTAGRGRKGPRELLVALLHSRYMRIITHPAFTIPLFIASLYALYFTPLFDFLMESRTGHIAMMVHFLAVGLVFFWPIMGVDPGPHRPGYVMRMLELFAGMPFHAFFGIALMMASEPMVGTFLNPPASLGIEALSDQTAAGGIAWAFSEIPSVVVLIALVFQWYKSEERQSQRADRAADRDGDKDLAAYNAYLASLNARGR, encoded by the coding sequence ATGGATCACGGCGGGCACGGCATGAACATGGATCTGCCGCCGTTCACGCTGGGGCGAGGGCTGGAGTTCGGCGGGGATCCGTTCTTTGTCGTCGGCTGCCTGCTGGGGCTGGTGCTGTACGGCTGGGCCGTACTGCGGCTTCGGCGGCGGGGGGACGCCTGGCCGGTGAGCCGGATCGTCGCCTGGGTCGTGGGCGTTCTGACGGTGGCTCTGGTGATGTGCACCAAGCTCAACGACTACGGCATGGCGATGTTCAGCGTGCACATGGTGCAGCACATGGTGATCAGCATGCTGTCGCCGATCCTGCTGCTGCTCGGGGCGCCGGTGACGCTGATGCTGCGCGCGCTGCCGACCGCCGGACGGGGCCGCAAGGGGCCGCGTGAGCTTCTGGTGGCGCTGCTGCACAGCCGCTATATGCGCATCATCACCCACCCCGCGTTCACCATCCCGCTCTTCATCGCGAGCCTTTACGCGCTCTACTTCACGCCGCTCTTCGACTTCCTGATGGAGTCCAGGACCGGGCACATCGCGATGATGGTGCACTTCCTCGCGGTCGGCCTGGTCTTCTTCTGGCCGATCATGGGCGTCGACCCGGGCCCGCACCGGCCCGGCTATGTGATGCGGATGCTGGAGCTGTTCGCGGGCATGCCGTTCCACGCGTTCTTCGGCATCGCGCTGATGATGGCGTCCGAGCCGATGGTCGGCACCTTCCTGAACCCGCCGGCCTCGCTCGGCATCGAAGCGCTGTCGGACCAGACGGCCGCGGGCGGCATCGCCTGGGCGTTCAGCGAAATCCCGTCGGTGGTGGTGCTGATCGCCCTGGTCTTCCAGTGGTACAAGTCCGAGGAGCGCCAGTCCCAGCGCGCGGACCGGGCCGCCGACCGCGACGGTGACAAGGATCTGGCCGCCTACAACGCCTATCTGGCGTCGCTCAACGCCCGGGGGCGCTGA